A single region of the Manihot esculenta cultivar AM560-2 chromosome 12, M.esculenta_v8, whole genome shotgun sequence genome encodes:
- the LOC110628468 gene encoding asparagine synthetase [glutamine-hydrolyzing] 3, whose translation MCGILAVFGCVDNSQAKRSRIIELSRRLRHRGPDWSGLHCHGDCYLAHQRLAIVDPTSGDQPLYNEDKTVVVTVNGEIYNHKQLREKLKSHQFRTGSDCEVIAHLYEEYGENFVDMLDGMFSFVLLDTRDESFIAARDAIGITPLYMGWGLDGSVWFASEMKALSDDCEQFISFPPGHIYSSKQGGLRRWYNPPWYSEQIPSTAYDPLILREAFEKAVVKRLMTDVPFGVLLSGGLDSSLVAAVTCRHLADSEAARQWGSQLHTFCIGLKGSPDLKAAREVANYLQTRHHEFHFTVQEGIDALEEVIYHIETYDVTTIRASTPMFLMSRKIKSLGVKMVISGEGSDEIFGGYLYFHKAPNKEEFHQETCRKIKALHLYDCLRANKSTSAWGVESRVPFLDKEFINIAMSIDPEWKMIRPDLGRIEKWVLRNAFDDEKNPYLPKHILYRQKEQFSDGVGYSWIDGLRDHAEKHVTDATLMNARFIYPENTPTTKEAYYYRTIFEKFFPKNAARSTVPGGPSIACSTAKAVEWDAAWAKNPDPSGRAALGVHADAYKETEDSKTENLMNGSP comes from the exons ATGTGTGGAATACTAGCAGTATTCGGTTGCGTAGACAACTCTCAAGCCAAACGCTCCCGTATCATCGAATTGTCTAGAAG GTTAAGGCATAGAGGTCCTGACTGGAGTGGCCTGCATTGTCATGGAGACTGTTATCTTGCACATCAAAGATTGGCTATTGTAGACCCCACTTCTGGAGATCAGCCACTTTACAATGAGGACAAGACAGTCGTTGTCACG GTCAATGGAGAGATATATAACCACAAGCAATTGCGGGAAAAGCTAAAGTCTCATCAGTTCCGAACTGGTAGTGATTGTGAAGTGATTGCCCATCTT TATGAAGAATATGGAGAAAATTTTGTGGACATGTTGGATGGCATGTTCTCCTTTGTCCTTCTTGATACCCGTGACGAAAGTTTCATTGCAGCTCGGGATGCCATTGGTATTACCCCACTTTACATGGGCTGGGGCCTTGATG GATCGGTATGGTTTGCTTCTGAAATGAAAGCATTAAGTGATGATTGTGAACAATTCATATCTTTCCCACCAGGGCATATATATTCAAGCAAACAAG GAGGACTTAGAAGGTGGTATAACCCACCATGGTATTCAGAGCAAATACCATCAACCGCTTATGATCCCCTAATTTTACGGGAGGCCTTTGAGAAG GCTGTTGTCAAGAGACTTATGACAGATGTACCTTTTGGTGTACTTCTATCTGGAGGACTGGACTCATCACTTGTTGCAGCTGTCACTTGTCGTCATTTGGCTGATTCAGAAGCTGCTCGTCAGTGGGGATCACAACTACATACCTTTTGCATTGGTTTGAAG GGTTCTCCTGATCTGAAAGCTGCAAGGGAGGTAGCAAACTATCTCCAAACTCGTCACCATGAGTTTCACTTTACAGTTCAG GAAGGAATTGATGCTCTTGAGGAAGTCATTTATCAtattgaaacatatgatgtgaCGACTATTAGAGCCAGCACTCCAATGTTTCTTATGTCACGAAAAATCAAATCCTTAGGAGTTAAAATGGTTATTTCTGGGGAAGGTTCAGATGAAATCTTTGGAGGTTACCTGTATTTTCACAAGGCACCCAACAAGGAAGAGTTTCACCAGGAGACATGTCGAAAG ATCAAGGCTCTTCATCTTTATGATTGCTTGAGGGCGAATAAATCAACGTCAGCATGGGGTGTTGAGTCTCGAGTACCCTTTTTGGACAAAGAATTCATCAATATTGCAATGAGCATAGATCCAGAGTGGAAAATG ATCAGGCCTGATCTTGGAAGGATAGAGAAGTGGGTCTTGCGCAATGCATTTGATGATGAGAAGAACCCTTATCTTCCAAAG CACATATTGTACAGGCAGAAGGAACAGTTCAGTGATGGAGTTGGGTATAGCTGGATTGATGGTTTGAGAGATCATGCAGAAAAACAT GTCACAGATGCAACATTGATGAATGCTAGGTTTATTTACCCAGAAAATACTCCTACCACAAAAGAGGCATATTACTACAGAACCATCTTTGAGAAATTCTTCCCTAAG AATGCTGCAAGGTCGACTGTTCCTGGAGGCCCAAGCATAGCGTGCAGTACTGCAAAAGCAGTGGAATGGGATGCAGCATGGGCTAAAAATCCTGACCCTTCTGGTCGTGCCGCTCTTGGTGTTCATGCAGACGCATACAAGGAAACGGAGGATTCGAAGACTGAAAATCTGATGAATGGTTCCCCTTGA
- the LOC110628535 gene encoding UDP-N-acetylglucosamine transporter ROCK1 isoform X2 — protein MCEMAKVICALILMARNGSLKKLSKEWTLVGSLTASGLPAAIYALQNSLLQISYRNLDSLTFSMLNQTKIIFTALFTFIILRQKQSIQQIGALFLLIMAAVLLSVGEGSSKGSSSSNPDQILFYGIVPVLVASVLSGLASALCQWASQVKKHSSYLMTVEMSIVGSLCLLASTTKSPDGEAIRKYGFFHGWTPLTMIPVIANALGGILVGLVTSHAGGVRKGFVIVSALLVTAMLQFIFEGIPPTLYCLLALPLVISSISIYQRYPYRVKKKEL, from the exons ATGTGTGAGATGGCTAAG GTAATATGTGCCCTAATTCTCATGGCAAGAAATGGTAGTTTGAAGAAATTATCCAAGGAGTGGACTTTGGTTGGTTCTCTCACTGCATCAGGACTTCCTGCAGCTATTTATGCGTTGCAAAACAGCTTGCTGCAGATTTCTTACAGGAATCTTGATTCACTCACATTCTCAATGCTGAACCagacaaaaataattttcactGCATTGTTTACGTTTATAATATTGAG GCAGAAGCAGTCAATCCAGCAAATTGGTGCTTTGTTCTTGTTGATCATGGCAGCTGTTCTTCTTAGTGTTGGTGAAGGGTCCAGCAAAGGGTCCAGCAGTAGTAACCCTGATCAAATTCTATTTTATGGGATTGTTCCTGTTCTTGTTGCTTCTGTTCTTTCTGGCCTTGCTTCAGCTTTGTGTCAATGGGCTTCGCAG GTTAAGAAACATTCTTCATACTTGATGACTGTAGAAATGTCCATTGTTGGGAGCTTGTGCTTGCTGGCCAGCACCACTAAGTCTCCAGATGGTGAAGCTATTAGAAAATATGGATTCTTTCATGGTTGGACTCCACTGACTATG ATTCCAGTTATAGCTAATGCTCTTGGTGGAATACTTGTTGGCCTGGTAACAAGCCATGCAGGGGGTGTTAGAAAG GGGTTTGTCATTGTTTCTGCACTACTTGTGACAGCTATGCTGCAGTTTATTTTTGAAGGGATACCACCGACATTGTATTGTTTGCTGGCTCTACCACTCGTCATTAGCAGCATTTCAATATACCAAAGGTATCCATATAGAGTAAAAAAGAAGGAATTGTGA
- the LOC110627710 gene encoding uncharacterized protein LOC110627710: MGSRLGRRVVHFANLPIKLLIPTTFNNIKEIALKTIPSASKIEIKRVLESLYGFEVDKVRTLNMEGKKKKIRGLLIAKPDYKKAYVTLRNPLSISPNLFPLKFIEEEKERMNKQRRSSIMEDGEGKKHWLDGKKEERVGYEQGRGRGRAGVRDSMAEKAKFPWSSMRSPSQ, translated from the coding sequence ATGGGCAGCAGACTGGGAAGAAGAGTTGTTCACTTCGCAAACCTCCCGATCAAGCTCCTAATTCCTACAACCTTCAACAACATCAAGGAAATTGCCTTGAAAACTATCCCTTCCGCCTCCAAGATCGAAATCAAGCGCGTCCTCGAGTCCCTTTACGGTTTTGAGGTCGACAAGGTCCGCACTCTCAATAtggaaggcaagaagaaaaagataCGCGGATTATTAATCGCCAAACCTGACTACAAAAAGGCATACGTGACCTTGAGAAACCCACTTTCTATATCTCCGAATCTGTTTCCTTTGAAGTTTAttgaggaggagaaggagagaatgaacaAGCAGAGGAGGTCTAGTATTATGGAAGATGGTGAGGGGAAAAAGCATTGGCTTGACGGGAAGAAGGAAGAAAGAGTTGGATATGAGCAGGGAAGAGGGAGAGGTCGTGCTGGTGTTCGTGACTCCATGGCGGAGAAGGCCAAGTTTCCATGGAGCAGCATGAGGAGTCCTAGTCAATAG
- the LOC110628535 gene encoding UDP-N-acetylglucosamine transporter ROCK1 isoform X1, with amino-acid sequence MAATAATKRKGTNSGSDGMNARVWLYSILLTLQYGAQPLISKRFTGREVIVTTSVLMCEMAKVICALILMARNGSLKKLSKEWTLVGSLTASGLPAAIYALQNSLLQISYRNLDSLTFSMLNQTKIIFTALFTFIILRQKQSIQQIGALFLLIMAAVLLSVGEGSSKGSSSSNPDQILFYGIVPVLVASVLSGLASALCQWASQVKKHSSYLMTVEMSIVGSLCLLASTTKSPDGEAIRKYGFFHGWTPLTMIPVIANALGGILVGLVTSHAGGVRKGFVIVSALLVTAMLQFIFEGIPPTLYCLLALPLVISSISIYQRYPYRVKKKEL; translated from the exons ATGGCGGCGACGGCGGCGACGAAGCGCAAAGGAACCAACTCAGGCTCTGATGGAATGAATGCAAGGGTTTGGCTTTATTCAATTTTACTCACTCTTCAATACGGAGCTCAGCCTCTGATTTCCAAGCGTTTCACCGG GCGAGAAGTTATCGTGACTACCTCAGTCTTGATGTGTGAGATGGCTAAG GTAATATGTGCCCTAATTCTCATGGCAAGAAATGGTAGTTTGAAGAAATTATCCAAGGAGTGGACTTTGGTTGGTTCTCTCACTGCATCAGGACTTCCTGCAGCTATTTATGCGTTGCAAAACAGCTTGCTGCAGATTTCTTACAGGAATCTTGATTCACTCACATTCTCAATGCTGAACCagacaaaaataattttcactGCATTGTTTACGTTTATAATATTGAG GCAGAAGCAGTCAATCCAGCAAATTGGTGCTTTGTTCTTGTTGATCATGGCAGCTGTTCTTCTTAGTGTTGGTGAAGGGTCCAGCAAAGGGTCCAGCAGTAGTAACCCTGATCAAATTCTATTTTATGGGATTGTTCCTGTTCTTGTTGCTTCTGTTCTTTCTGGCCTTGCTTCAGCTTTGTGTCAATGGGCTTCGCAG GTTAAGAAACATTCTTCATACTTGATGACTGTAGAAATGTCCATTGTTGGGAGCTTGTGCTTGCTGGCCAGCACCACTAAGTCTCCAGATGGTGAAGCTATTAGAAAATATGGATTCTTTCATGGTTGGACTCCACTGACTATG ATTCCAGTTATAGCTAATGCTCTTGGTGGAATACTTGTTGGCCTGGTAACAAGCCATGCAGGGGGTGTTAGAAAG GGGTTTGTCATTGTTTCTGCACTACTTGTGACAGCTATGCTGCAGTTTATTTTTGAAGGGATACCACCGACATTGTATTGTTTGCTGGCTCTACCACTCGTCATTAGCAGCATTTCAATATACCAAAGGTATCCATATAGAGTAAAAAAGAAGGAATTGTGA